The following are encoded in a window of Lagenorhynchus albirostris chromosome 3, mLagAlb1.1, whole genome shotgun sequence genomic DNA:
- the LOC132518058 gene encoding granzyme A-like, whose product MRNSSTFLAATLSMVIFLLLIPEDLCVKIIGGNEVTPHSRPYMVLLQDKSICAGALIARDWVLTAAHCNVNRRSQIVLGAHSITKKEPEKQIMFVKKVFPYPCYDQDTHEGDLKLLQLNKKATINKNVAILTLPKLGDDVKPGTMCRVAGWGRFHNNSPRSDILREVNVTVIDRKICNDQSHYNYNPVIGLNMICAGSLKGGRDSCSGDSGSPLICEGIFRGITAFGLPGKCGDPRGPGVYTLLSKKHLSWIAKTMKHAV is encoded by the exons ATGAGGAACTCCTCTACCTTTCTGGCAGCCACTCTCTCAATGGTCATTTTCCTCCTTCTAATTCCTGAAG atcTCTGTGTAAAAATTATTGGAGGAAATGAAGTGACTCCTCATTCAAGACCCTACATGGTGCTACTTCAAGACAAAAGTATCTGTGCCGGGGCTTTGATTGCAAGAGACTGGGTATTGACTGCAGCTCACTGTAACGT GAACAGAAGATCCCAGATCGTTCTTGGGGCTCACTCAATAACCAAGAAAGAGCCTGAAAAACAGATCATGTTTGTTAAGAAAGTGTTTCCCTATCCATGCTATGACCAGGACACGCATGAGGGTGATCTTAAACTTCTACAG CTGAACAAAAAAGCAACAATTAATAAAAACGTGGCTATCCTTACTCTCCCTAAATTGGGGGATGATGTGAAACCTGGAACTATGTGTCGAGTTGCAGGGTGGGGTAGGTTTCACAATAATTCACCTCGGTCTGATATTTTGAGAGAGGTCAATGTCACCGTCATAGACAGAAAAATCTGCAACGATCAAAGCCACTATAATTATAACCCTGTGATTGGACTGAATATGATTTGTGCTGGAAGCCTCAAAGGTGGAAGAGATTCCTGCAGT GGAGATTCTGGAAGCCCTTTGATATGTGAAGGCATTTTCAGAGGCATCACTGCCTTTGGCCTTCCAGGGAAATGCGGAGACCCTCGAGGACCTGGCGTCTATACTCTTCTCTCAAAGAAACACCTCAGCTGGATAGCTAAGACTATGAAACATGCAGTTTAG